GCTCCTCGCCGCGGTGACGGCCGCGCGGCCCAAGATCGCTGACTATCCCTTCACCACCCTCGAGCCCAACCTCGGCGTGGTGCAGCTCTCGCGTCACCGCAGTTTCGTCATCGCCGATATCCCGGGCATCATCGAAGGGGCGCACGCCGGCAAGGGCCTCGGCCTGAAGTTCCTGCGTCACGTCGAGCGGACGCGCCTGCTGGTCTACATGATCCCGGTGGACGCGCCCGATACTGCCGGCGCCTACGACCTGCTGAGGCGCGAGGCCGAAGCGTTCTCGGCCGAGCTGGCCGCCAAGCCGCACTGCGTCGCCTGGACCAAGGTTGACCTCGTCCCCTCGGCTCACGAGCTCGATCTCCCCGAGACGCCCGACGCCTTCGCGCAGTTCGTGATCTCGGGCGTCTCGCATTCGGGCCTTGAGCCGTTCCTAGAATCGATGTGGAAGAGGTTGAAGGTGGAGCGTGCGGATGGGGATTGAACCCGCGCTGCTCCATCCGGACGATCCCGAGTTCCCGCTCGAGCTGCTACGCCTGAAGCGGCCGCCGAAGCTGCTCTACGTCCTGGGTGACGCGACGGTCCTTCGTGAGCCGATGGTCGCCATCGTCGGAAGCCGGGAGCCGAGCGCCTATGGCATCAAGGTGGCCTACGAGGCGGCGTACGAGTGCGCCAAGGCGGGGCTCGTCGTGGTGAGCGGCATGGCGCGCGGGCTCGACGCGCGGGCGCATCGTGGCGCGCTCGACGCGGGCGGGAAGACCGTCGCCGTGCTGGGCTGCGGCATCGATCGTATCTATCCGGTGGAGAATCGGTCGCTGCTCGAGGCCGTGCCGCACCACGGGTGTCTGGTCTCGGAGTACGGGCCCGGCGTCCGCGCGACCCGGTTCACATTCCCGGAACGCAACCGGCTCATCGCGGGGCTGGCGAAGTGCCTGCTGGTCGTCGAGGGCCGCGCCAAGGGAGGCACCAGCAACACGGTGTGGTGGACGCAGAGCCTGGAGAAGCGGATCTTCGCCGTGCCCGGCCGGATCAACGAGCTGGTCGCTGAGGGGCCGAACCTGCTGCTCCATCAGGGCGCGGGCGTCTACCTCTCGCCGCGAGACCTTCTGGCCGAGTACAAGATCGCATGGAGCGGTCCGGCCCCCGACGAGTCGGCGACCGGGATGAACGCGCCGGGCGCCGAGCTCGTGCGGGCCGAGCTCTCCGGCGCCGAGGCGACGGTGTTCGATGTGATCACGCCGGAGCCGGCGCACGTGGACCACATCGCCGAGCGCGCGCAGCTCGAGGCCGGCCTCCTGCTCGCGGCCCTGTCGTCGCTCGAGCTCCAGGGGCTGGTCCGCCAACTCCCGGGCAAGCATTTCGCCCTGGCGTCGTGAACGCCGAGCACGTCTACGTACACGTCCCCTTCTGCGCGCGTCGCTGCACCTACTGCGACTTCAGCATCGCCGTGCGCCGGCGGGTGCCGGTCGAGGAATACCTGGCGGCGCTCGCGCGGGAAGTGGAGCGGGCGGGCATGCCCGAGGCGCCACGCACCGTGTACCTCGGGGGCGGCACCCCGTCGCTGCTCGGCGGAGCCGGCCTCTCCCAGATCGCTTCGCTGCTCGGCAGGCGCGGAGATCTGGACGAGTTCACCGTCGAGGCCAACCCGGACGACGTGACCCCGGAGGCCGCGGGCGCGTGGGCGGCGGCGGGCGTGACGCGTCTCTCCATCGGGGCGCAGTCGTTCGACGACCGGGTTCTCGCCTGGATGCATCGTACCCACGACGCGGCGGCGATCGCCCGGGCCGTGAAGACGGCCCGTGCCGCGGGCGTCCGGGACATCTCGCTGGACCTCATCTTCGCGCTTCCCGAGTCCCTCGGCCGAGACTTCTCGCGGGACCTGGCTGCGGCGGTCGCGTGCGAGCCCGACCACATCTCCCTGTACGGCCTCACGATCGAGCCCGGCACTGCGCTCGCCCGGCAGGAGCAGCGTGGCGCGCTCGTCGGCGCGGCCGAGCCGCGCTATGAAGAGGAGTATCTTGAGGCGCACGCCACGCTCGAAGCGGCAGGGTATCGCTTCTACGAGGTGTCGAACGCGGCGAGGCCCGGGAAAGAGGCGGTGCACAATCGTGCCTATTGGCGGTTGGCGCCATACCTCGGCTTGGGGCCCTCCGCGCACAGCTTCGACGGGACGTCGCGATGGTGGAACGAGGCGGCTTACGCGCGGTGGCAGCGGCTGGTCGCACAGGGAGAGAGCCCCATCGCTGGGGGGGAGCTACTCAGCGAGCCCCAGCGCCGCCTGGAACAGCGCTATCTTGGGCTGCGTACGAGTGATGGGATCGCGGTCACCGAGGCGCTCGCGCTAACGGTCGGGCGATGGATCGAGAGCGGCTGGGCCGAGTGGCTGGGTGCCGGGGAGCCGGACGCCGCGGCGCGAGGTCGGGCGCGCCTCACGCCGCGAGGCTGGCTGCGGCTGGACGCCCTAGTGGCGTCCCTCTAGTTTGCGGCAGGACTTGAGGTTGCCTATGTCGCCGGACATCCTGACCGATCGAGAGCGCAAGGTTCTGGAGGCGGTCGTCCAGAGCTACGTGGAGACCGCCGAGCCGGTGGGCAGTCGGGTCCTCGCCCGGCGGTTCGGTCTCGGCGTGTCCGCCGCGACCATCCGGAACGCGATGAGCGACCTGGAAGACAAGGGGTACCTGTTCCATCCGCACACCTCCGCCGGCCGGGTCCCCACCGATCGCGCCTATCGCCTGTATGTGGACGGCCTCATGCACCTGCCGCGCCCGTCTCGGCACGACCAGGATGCGATCCGGGAAGGCCTTACCACGGAGGGCTCGGCGGTGCACGCGATCCTGCGCCGCGCGGCGGAGGTGCTCGGCGTCCTCACTCAGGAGCTCGGCGTCGCCGTCGTGCCGTCGCTCGACGGCGCGGTGCTCGAGCGGCTGGACCTCGTCACGATCTCGAGCGACCGGCTCCTCTTGGTACTCGCTCTGAAGAGCGGCGTGGTGCGGACGATCTTCGTGGAGGTTCCGGGCACGCTCCACCCGGAGGCCGTCGCGACCGTCGCCGTGGTGCTCAACGACCGGCTGGCGGGTCTCACGCTGGGTGAGCTACGGCGGACGCTTCCCGACCGATTGCGCGACAGCGCCGTGACCGCGGCCGAGGGCGAGCTGCTCGACATCTTCCTGTCCACCGGCGAGCATATCTTCGACGTGCCGGCCGGCGAGGCGGGCGACGTCGTGCTTGGCCACACCTCGGTGCTCGCCGACCAGCCCGAGTTCCAGAGCGGCCCCAAGATGCGCCAGTTGATCGAGCTGACGGAGCAGCGCGACGTGCTCAAGCAGGTGCTGGGCCAGCGCGCCAACGCCGTCGGTCTCACGATCACCATCGGCGGCGAGAACGAGAACCGCAGCCTGTCCAACCTCACGCTCGTCACATCACCCTACCGGGCCGGCTCGCTCCAGGGCGTGATCGGCGTCCTCGGCCCGACGCGGATGCCCTACGTGAAGATCGTGGCGCTGGTCGAGCACACCTCCAAGATGGTGAGCGACCTGCTGCGATGACCGACTACTACTCGCTCCTCGAAGTCCCCCGCGACGCCGCCGAGGCGGTGATCAAGCGCGCCTACCGCAAGCTCGCCATGCAGTACCACCCCGACCGCAACAACGGCGACAAGGACTCGGAGGCGCGCTTCAAGGAGATCACCGAGGCGTACGAGGTCCTTCGTGATCCCGGGAAGCGGAGCATCTACGACCACTACGGAGAGGCCGGCCTCAAGGGCCGGGCGGGACAGGCACAGGGCTTTCACGCGTTCGACCTTTCCGAGGCGCTCAACATCTTCATGCGCGACTTCGGCGGGTTCAGCGGCTTCGAAGAGCTGTTCGGCGGCGGCCGGCAGGGCGGCCCTTCGGAACGGCGCGGGAACGACCTGCGCGCGGCCGTGTCCCTCGGGTTGGACGACGTCGCGCGCGGCACCAAGAAGACGCTGCGCTACCAGGTGCTGGTGCCGTGCGAAGCGTGCGCGGGATCGGGCGCCAAGCGTGGGACCAGCCCCAGGACCTGCGGGACGTGCGGCGGGGCCGGGCAGGTGCGGCGGGCGCAGCGCTCGGTGTTCGGGCAGTTCGTGACGGTGGGGCCTTGTCCGACCTGCGCCGGCGAGGGCCGCATCATCGCGGTCAGGTGCGACATCTGCCGGGGCGACGGCCGCACCCGGGTAGACCGCACCGTGAACGTGGACGTGCCGCCCGGCGTCTCGTCGGAGAACTACATCACCATGCGCGGCCAGGGCCATGCCGGGCCGCGCGGAGGCACGGCCGGCGATCTCATCGTGATGCTCGAGGTCGAGGACGACCCGCGCTTCGTTCGTCACGGCGACGACCTCGTCTACGACCTGCCGCTGTCGTTCAGCCAGGCGGCGCTCGGGGCCGACGTCGTGGTTCCAACGCCTTGGGGCGACGAGCCGGTCAAGGTGAGCCCCGGCACGCAGGCGGGCACCACCATGAGGCTCAAGGGTCGCGGGCTGCCGCACCTCGGCTCTGCTTCGAAGGGCGACGTGCACGTGCGGGTGGGGATCTGGACCCCCGAGCGCCTCACGCCGGAGCTCGAGCGCGTCTTCCGCGAGCTTGCGAAGCATGAGGGCGAGGCGCCCGCGAGCCGCGACGGACGGTCATTCTGGGACCGTATGAAGGAGGCCTTGGGCGCGTGAGCACGCGCACCGCACCGGCCCCGGCGCCCGCCGTCATCGTGTTCGCGCGCGGACCGTTCGTGGCGGGCGGCGTCGTGATCCTGGACGACGAGGAATCGCACCACCTGCGCGTCCGGCGGGTCGGAGACGGAGCGGCGGTGCGGCTCATCGATGGCCGGGGCGGCGTGGCGACGGCCCGGCTCGCGCTCGACCGTGACCTGGTCGCCGCGCGAGTCATTGCCGCGACGGTCGTGCCGGCGCCGCCGGTCACGGAAATGTTCGTAGGGTCCGGCGACCGCGACCGTTTTCTCGGCTTGGTGGAGAAGGCGACCGAGCTGGGCGCTACGCGGATCATCCCCCTCGTCACCGAGCGCTCCCATCAGGTGGCGACCCGTTTCCAGGCGGTGCACGTGGAGAAGGCCGTGCGCCGCGCGAGGGAGTCGCTCAAGCAGTGCGGCGCGGCCTGGGTCCCCTCGATCCTGTCGCCGGCAGCGCTCAGCGAGGCCGTGCGCATCCCCGGCCCGGTTCCGCTCAAACTGGTTGCGGACGCCGAAGGCGGGCCACTGCCGCCGATCAAGGAGGGCGACCCAGTGTACTGGGCCATTGGACCCGAAGGGGGATTCACACCTCCCGAGCTCGCGACGCTGCGCTCCGCGGGCTTCAAGCCGGTCGCGCTGGGCAGGGCAACCCTGCGCTTCGACACCGCCGCCCTCGCCGCCCTGGCTCTGACGGCCGCCGCCCGCCTCGGGGGTGGCGAATAGACGTTGCCGGTGTTTATTCCTTCACCCATCACCTATCACCCATCACCCATCACCGGTTTTCCGAATGACCGACTGCATGTTCTGCAAGATCGCCAAGGGCGAGACGAAGGCGGACGTCGTCCTCCAGACGCCGGAGGCGATCGCCATCCGGGACATCAACCCGCAGGCGCCGGACCACGTGCTCGTCATCCCCAACCGGCACCTCGAGTCTCTCAACGACACCACCGACGTGCCGCTGCTGGGCTCGCTCATGCTCCTTGCCAAGGAAGTGGCAAGGAAGGTGATGATCGACCACGGCGGCTATCGGGTCGTGCTGAATGTGGGGGCCCACGGCGGCCAGACGGTGCCGCACCTGCATCTGCACGTGCTGGGAGGGCGGCGGATGAAATGGCCGCCGGGGTAGGGAGCGGGGAGCAGGGAGCGGTACCTTTTGGCGTGCCGCGATGCCTTCGCGCCGCGCCAAAGGAACCGCTCCCTCAGGAACCGCTCCCCATCCCTTGTGATGCGTCCAGAGGCCGGTTAACTTTTTCAGGCTAGCTGCTTTAGAGACCCGAACACGAGGTATGGAATGCCGGAAGTCATCATCCACGAGGATGAGAACTTCGAGCGCGCGCTGAAGCGCTTCAAGAAGAAGTGCGAGAAGGCGGGCATCCTCTCGGATCTGAGGAAGCACCGTCACTACGAGAAGCCCAGCGAACGCCGCAAGCGGAAGATGAACGCCGCCCGTCGAAAGAGCCGCCGCACCAGGAGTGAGTGACACGCTCGTCGAGCAGATCCGCGCCGCGCTGAATGCGGCGCGCAAGGACCGCGACAACGCTCGGACGCTCCTCTACTCAACCCTCCTTTCGGACCTCAAGAACCGCGATATCGAGCTCGGCCGCGAAGTGAGCGAGGCCGAGTCGGTCGAGGTCGTGACGCCGTGAAGGCGGCGATCGCCGCCGGCGCGAAGGACCTTGGCGCCTTGATGGGGAAGGTGATGCCGCAGTTCAAGGGTCGCGCGGAAGGGCGGGTGATCAACCAGATCGCCCGCGAGGAGCTGGCCGGATAATGACGGGCGGGTCATTCGCGGTTCCGGATCTTGCCGCTATCGAGTTCCCCGCCGTGCTCGACCAGGTCTCGCAGTACGCCGTAACCCACCTCGGCGCGGATCGGGTCCGCGCCCTCACCCCGACGACCGACGCTGCCTGGATCGACCGCGAGCTGACCCTCGTCGGCCAGTATGCCACGCGCCTTGAGGCCGGCGACGATCTCGAGCCCGAGCCGTTCCCCGACATCGCGGCGGCGCTGGGGCGCCTGGTACTCGAGGGCGCGGTACTCGAGGGTGCCGAGCTGGCGGCGGTCGGGCTGGTTTTGGAGGCGGCGCGCGTCGTCGGAGGCAGGCTGCGGCGAGTGCAGCGAGACGCCGGTGCCGTCGCTGGTCTCGCCGCGCCCGCGCTCCCCGCTGAGCCGGAGCGCGAGCTCGGGAAGGCGCTGGAGCCGGACGGCCGGGTGCGCGACGCCGCGTCCAGGGACCTGGCGCGCCTCCGCCGCGAGGTGCTCGAGGCCCGCGACGAGCTGGTGAAGGGATTGGAACGCGCCCTCGCGTCGCTCGATGCCCGTCATCGGCCGGCGGACGCCACGGTGACCCTCCGCGGCGGGCGGTACGTAATCCCGGTCCGGCGCGAGGCCCGCACCAGGCTGGGCGGGATCGTCCACGACGAGTCGGCCACCCACGCGACGCTCTTCGTGGAGCCGGCCGAGGCCATCGAACGGGGCAACCGGCTGCGCGCGCTCGCGGCGGAAGAGGCGCGGGAGGTGCTGCGGGTGCTGCGCACCCTCACGGTGATGCTCCGCCCCCATGCCGACCCCCTCGCGGCCGCGTTCGAGATGCTCATCGCGGTGGATTCCTGCTATGCGCGAGCCCGCTTCGCGCTCGCGGTGGGCGGGACACGGCCGCGGATCGGCGACGGCGAGCCGCTGGCCATCGTGCGCGGCGCGCACCCGCTGCTATTCGCCGCCGGCACGCCGGTGGAGCGCTTCGACCTGGCGCTGGACCAGGGAGAGCGAACGGTGCTGCTCTCGGGCCCCAACACCGGCGGCAAGACGGTGCTGCTCAAGGCGGTGGGCCTGGTGGCGGCGCTGTCGCAGAGTGGCGTCATCCCGCCCGTGGGGCCCCAGACGCGCCTGCCGGTGTTCACGGCGCTCTTCGCCGACATCGGTGACCGCCAGAGCATTCGCGAGAGTCTTTCCACGTTCAGCGCCCACGTAGCCGCCTTGCGCGAGGTGCTCGACCGGGCGGACGCGGGGTCGCTCGTCCTCCTCGACGAGCTGGGCACCGGGACCGATCCGGCGGAGGGTGCGGCACTGGCGGCGGCGACGCTGCGGCTCCTCACTTCACGCGGCGCCGTCACCTTTGCTACCACGCACCTCGGCGCGCTCAAGCAGCTCGCGGCGCGCGAGAGCGGCATCGTGAATGCGTCGCTCCAGTTCGACGCGGCCACCCTCACGCCCACCTACCGCTTCGCCAAGGGGCTGCCCGGCCGGTCGTACGGGCTCGCGATCGCGCGGCGCCTGGGGGTGCGCGAGGAAGTCCTCGCCGATGCTGAGCGAAGCCTGCCGGCGGATGCGCGGCAGCTGGACCAGACATTGGCGACCCTCGAGGCCCGGGCGCAGGAGCTGGAGCTGCGCGCGGCGGACCTGGACGCGCGCGCTGCCGAGCTCGAGGCGCTACGATTCGAGCTGAGTGCGATGCGGGACCGCCTCGCGGAGTGGCAGCGCGGGCTTGAGCGGCAGGAGAAGGAGCTGGAGAGGTCGCGCAAGGCCGCGAAGCGCGAGGTACTGCTCGAGTCGCGTGCGGAGGTCGAGCGCGCGATCGCGCTGGCGCAGGCGGACCAGCCGCGCGAGGCCCGGCGGATCCTGGAGGATTCGATCCGCGCGCTCGCCGAGGCCGAGGAGCAGAAGGAGCGCGACGCGGCGTCGGTTGCGCCGGGAAGTAAAGTGCGCATCGAGTCGCTCGGTATCGAGGGCGAGGTCGAAAGCGTCCAGGGAGACGATGTGGCCGTCCTGGTGCGCGGCCGCCGCGTCCGCGTGGCCACCTCCGACGTGACGGCGTTGCCATGATCGCCCCCGAGCTGATCGAGCAGATCCGCGATGCGGCCGACCTGGTGACCCTGATAGGCGAGCACGTCGAGCTCAAGCGCACCGGCTCCGACTTCCGCGGCCCGTGCCCCTTCCACGGCGGCACTCACCGCAACTTCTCCGTGGTGCCGAAGAAGCAGATGTACCACTGCTTCGTGTGCCACGAATCGGGGGACGTCTTCACCTTCTGGATGAAGAAGTTCGGGCTCGACTACCCGACCGCCGTCCGCGAGATCGCCGGCAAGGTGGGCATCGTAGTGCCCGACACCCGCCAGGCCGGGCCGGACCCTAACGAGCCGCTCTACTCCGCGCTCGGGGTCGCCGCCGACTGGTTCGCCCGGCGGTTGCGCGAGTCCGAGGGCGCCGCGACCGCGCGCGAGTACCTGGCGCGCCGGTCGATCGACGACGTGGTGCGCGACCAGTACCAGCTCGGCTACGCCCCCGCCCGCGGCGAGGAGATGCTGGAGGCGATGCGCGCCCTCGGCATAGAGGACGGCGCGCTCAAGGGCGCGGGGCTCGTGATGGAGCGGGAGGGCGCGGCACTCGTCCCACGCTTCCGCGGCCGCCTCATTTTCCCCATCACGGACGCGCGCGGCCGCGTGGTGGGCTTCGGCGGCAGGCTGCTGGGCGACGGCGAGCCCAAGTACCTCAACTCGCCCGAAACGGACGTCTTCCACAAGGGGACGCTGCTCTACGGACTCGACCGCGCCCGCGGCGCGATCCGCAGCGAAGGGCTGGCGGTCGTCGTGGAGGGGTACGTGGACGTCATCCGCCTGCAGGCCGCCGGGATCGGTTTCGCCGTCGCGCCGCTCGGCACCGCCCTCACCGGCGAGCAGGCCCGCGTGCTGCGGCGCTACGCCAAGAGCGTCGCGCTGGCCCTCGATGCCGACTCCGCCGGGCTCCGCTCCACTTTCCGCGCCGGCGACGAGTTACTGCGCCAGGGCGTCGCGGTCAGCGTGGTGTCGCTTCCCCAGGGCGAGGACCCCGACACCCTGGTGGCGAAGGGCGGCGCCGAGGCGTTCCGCGCGCTGCTTGGCCAGGCGGTGGACCTGTTCGAGCGCAAGGTCCAACTCCTCGACCGCAAGGGCCTCTTCGGCTCGCTCGAGGGGCGGAGGCGCGCTCTGGACCGCCTCTTCCCGACCATCCGCGCCGCCGCCGATCCGATCACGCGCGGCCTGTATCTGGCCCGCGCGGCGGAGCGGAGTGGGGTGTCCAAAGAAGTGCTGGAGCAGGAGGTGGAGCGCGCGGAACGGCGGAACGCCGGCACGACGGAACGAAGGGGCTCCGAGACGCCGGTGCCCGGCGGAGGCGACGTTCCGCCGTTCCGCCGTTCCGTCGTCCCCCCCGACATCCCCGCCGAGCGGGACCTCGTGCACCTGATGCTCGCTGATGAGACGTGGGTGGATCGGGTGCGGCGGTCCGTGACGGTCGAGGAGTTCAGGCACCCGATGCTGCACGAGATAGCGGCGGCACTCCTCGCCGGCACGCGAGAACCGCCATCGGAGGACGCGGTGACGGCCTGGGAGCGGCTCGCTCGGCCGCGCGAAGGCAAGTTCGACGCGGAGGCGGCTTTCAACGCGGCGGTCGCCTGGATCGCCGACCGCCCGCGGCGGGAGCGCCTGGTGGAGATCGACCGGCTCATGGCGCTAGCCGAACGGGACGAGCAGGAGTTGTTGATGGGCGAGAAGATGAAATTGCTTTCGGCGGGCGGCGTTCGGTACGGTCGCAAGTCGATGCAGCCGGAGAGGGAGCCGAGGTACTAATATAGAAGCGTTCTACGTTCTTCCTTGAAAGGAGCCATCGTTGCATCCAGATATAGCAGCCCTGCTCGCGCTCCAGGAGCGCGACCGGGCCGTGGGGGCGGTCGAGAAGTCGTTCGACGCCCTGATCCCCGAGGAGCAGGCGCTCGACGCGGAGTTAGCCAGCCACACCAAGGCGCTCGAGGATGCCGACCGGGGCGCCGCGGGAGCCGAAGCCAGACGCGCCGAGCTCGAGGCGCGCATCGCAGGCTACCAGCGGATGCAGGAGACCAGACGGCAGCAGCTCGAGTACGTGCGTGGCGCCAAGGAGGCCTCCACTCTGACGGCGGAACTGGACCTCGCACGCAGCGTGCTGGTGAAGGAGGAGGCCGAGTTCATGCGCAGCGGCGACGCGATCGTCGAGGCGCAGAAGAAGGTGAAGGACCTCCAGAAGGCGCACGACGCGGTGGTGGCGAAGCAGGCCGAGGCGCGGGCGGCGCTAGAGGCCAAGCGGGCCGAGCTGAACGAGCAGCTCGCGGCCGCCAAGGCGGAGCGGGCCGAAGCTACCAAGGCCGTCGCGTCGGCGCTGCTCGTCCGTTACGAGCGGATCCGTCGTGGCCGTGCCCCGCAGGCCGTCTTCGCGCTAAGGCAGGACGCGTGCGGCCACTGCAACACGGGGGTCCCTCTCCAGCGGCGCGCCGAGATCCAGCAGGGCCATTCCATCGAATCGTGCGAGGTATGCGGCGTGCTCCTATATGCGGAGGGGTGAGACCCTCGCGCGCCGCTGGCAGGTCGAGCCCGCTCCCGACGACGCGGTCGCGAACCGCGTAGCCCAGGGTCTCGGCGTGCCGCTCCCGTTCGCGCGGCTCCTCGTGCAGCGCGGCTGCTCCACGCCGGAAGCGGCGCGGCGCTTCCTGCGGCCTTCGCGCGAGGAACTCCACGATCCCATGCTCCTCCCCGACATGGACACCGCGGTGGAACGGCTTGTTCAGGCGGTCCGCGGGAGTGAGCCGGTGCTCGTGCACGGTGATTACGACGTGGACGGGCAGTGTTCGACGGCCATCATGACGCGGCTGCTGGCCCACGCGGGCGGGCGGCCGGTGCCGTTCCTCCCTCATCGGATCCGTGACGGCTACGACCTGTCCGAGGCCGGAGTGAAGGCAGCCGCCGCGGCCGGCGCGCGCGTCATCCTCACGCTCGACTGCGGCACGACGGCAGTAGCGCCGATAGCCGAGGCGCGTAGCCTTGGCATGGACGTGATAGTGGTGGACCACCACCTCCCCGGTCCGGAGCGCCCTGACGCCATCGCCATGGTGAATCCGCGCCGCCCCGAGAGCCGGTACCCCTTCGCCGATCTCTGCGGCGCCGGCGTGGCCTGGAAGCTCGCCGTCGCGCTGGGCCGCGCACTCGGCGTGGCCGAGGGCGTACCGTGGCACCTCGTGGACCTGGTCGCCCTCGCCACCGTGGCGGACCTGGTCCCGCTCGCCGGCGAGAACCGGGCGCTGGTGCGCCTCGGGCTCAAAGTCATGCGCTCCACCCGATGGCTGGGCCTGGCGGCGTTGATCCGCGAAGCCCGCCTCGCCGACCAGACGCTGCGCGCGGGACACCTGGGGTTCCTGCTCGGGCCGCGGCTCAATGCGGCGGGCCGCGTCGGCGACGCCAACGATGGCCTCCGGCTGCTCCTCACCGACGACGCCGAGGAGGCTGCGAAGCTCGCGGCACAGCTCGAGCGGCAGAACGCGGAGCGCCAGGCGCTCGACCAGCGCACCCTCGAGGAGGCGCTGGCCGTGCTGGAGTCCGACTACGACCCGTCACGCGACGTGGGAGTGGTGCTCGCGCGGGAGGGCTGGCATCCCGGGGTCATAGGGATCGTGGCCTCGCGCGTAGTGGAGCGCATCTCGCGGCCCACGTTCCTGGTGGCCTTTGACGGCGACGTGGGGAAGGGGTCGGGGCGGTCCGTCGGGCGGTGCGACCTGCACGCCGCGCTCGCCAGTTGCGCCTCTCACCTGGACAAGTGGGGCGGCCACCGCATGGCCGCCGGACTCACCGTGCGGCGCGACCGGCTCGACGCGTTCCGATCCGCGTTCAACGACGCGTGCGCCGCGCAGGTCGATCCCGCCGACCTCGTACCAACCCAGCGCGTGGACGCGGTGCTCGGGCTTGCGGACCTCTCCGCTGAGATGGAGCGGCTCATCCGCGCGCTGGAACCGACCGGCCTCGGCAACCCGGGGCCGGTGTTCGGACTCGAAGGCGTGCGGCTCGCGGGTCCGCCCAGGCCGATGGGCGAGAAGCACGTGCGGTTCACGCTCACCGACGGGACTCGCTCCCTGCGCACCGTGGCGTGGAACGTTCGCGACGAGGTCGAGGAGCTGGTGCGCTCGGCCAAGGGTCCGCTGCGCGCCGCGGTCCGCCTCGAACGCGACACCTATATGGGCCGGGATATGCTCGAAGGGCGCCTGGTCGCCCTGACGGCGGCCTAGGGTGCGAATCGCCGGCGGGATGTGGCGGAGCCGGCGTATCGAGTCTCCCGCCGACCCGCGCGCTCGCCCCACGACCGACCGGGTACGCGAGGCGTGGATGAACATCCTCGCTGACCGGCTCGCCGGTGCGCGCGTGGTGGACCTCTTCGCCGGCTCGGGCGCGATGGGGCTCGAGGCGCTCTCCCGCGGCGCCGCCGGCTGCGACTTCGTCGAACTGTACCAGAACAACCTGGACGCGCTCGGCCGAAACATCGAGAAGCTCTCGGCTACCGGCTGCAGGTTGTTTCGAGCCGATGCCCTGCGCTTCGCCGCCAAGCTGGAGCCGCGCGCCTACGACATCGCCTTCGCCGACCCGCCCTACACCACCGGCCACGCGTCCCGGATCGCGGCCCTCTTCCGCGAGCGCCGGTTTGCACGCATTCTCGGCGTTGAGCACGAGATCCACGAGGACGTCGGTGAGGGCGAGCACCGCCGCTACGGCAGCACGATACTCACGTTCCTCGAGGCGCCCGACCCTGAACCCTGACCACTGCCGACCGCGGCGCGTCTGCGCGTCTGCCCACTGAGGTCCCATGACCCGACTGGCTGTCTATCCCGGCTCGTTCGACCCCATCACCCGGGGCCATGAGGACCTGATCCGCCGCGGCCTCGTCTTCGCCGACCGCGTGGTGGTCGCGGTGGCGACGCAGATCGCCAAGGAGCCGCTCTTCACCACCGAGGAGCGGGTGGACCTGGTGCGTCAGACGGTGGGCGGCGAGTCGGGGGTCGAGGTCCGTCCCTTCGACGGTCTGCTCGTCGCGTTCGCCCGGGAGATCGGCGCGTCGGTGATCGTGCGCGGGCTGCGCTACGTGAGCGACTTCGAGTACGAGTACCAGATGGCGCTCATGAACCGCAAGCTTGCCCCCGAGATCGAGACCGTCTTCCTCGTGCCGGC
Above is a window of Gemmatimonadales bacterium DNA encoding:
- the dnaG gene encoding DNA primase, which gives rise to MIAPELIEQIRDAADLVTLIGEHVELKRTGSDFRGPCPFHGGTHRNFSVVPKKQMYHCFVCHESGDVFTFWMKKFGLDYPTAVREIAGKVGIVVPDTRQAGPDPNEPLYSALGVAADWFARRLRESEGAATAREYLARRSIDDVVRDQYQLGYAPARGEEMLEAMRALGIEDGALKGAGLVMEREGAALVPRFRGRLIFPITDARGRVVGFGGRLLGDGEPKYLNSPETDVFHKGTLLYGLDRARGAIRSEGLAVVVEGYVDVIRLQAAGIGFAVAPLGTALTGEQARVLRRYAKSVALALDADSAGLRSTFRAGDELLRQGVAVSVVSLPQGEDPDTLVAKGGAEAFRALLGQAVDLFERKVQLLDRKGLFGSLEGRRRALDRLFPTIRAAADPITRGLYLARAAERSGVSKEVLEQEVERAERRNAGTTERRGSETPVPGGGDVPPFRRSVVPPDIPAERDLVHLMLADETWVDRVRRSVTVEEFRHPMLHEIAAALLAGTREPPSEDAVTAWERLARPREGKFDAEAAFNAAVAWIADRPRRERLVEIDRLMALAERDEQELLMGEKMKLLSAGGVRYGRKSMQPEREPRY
- the recJ gene encoding single-stranded-DNA-specific exonuclease RecJ; this translates as MRRGETLARRWQVEPAPDDAVANRVAQGLGVPLPFARLLVQRGCSTPEAARRFLRPSREELHDPMLLPDMDTAVERLVQAVRGSEPVLVHGDYDVDGQCSTAIMTRLLAHAGGRPVPFLPHRIRDGYDLSEAGVKAAAAAGARVILTLDCGTTAVAPIAEARSLGMDVIVVDHHLPGPERPDAIAMVNPRRPESRYPFADLCGAGVAWKLAVALGRALGVAEGVPWHLVDLVALATVADLVPLAGENRALVRLGLKVMRSTRWLGLAALIREARLADQTLRAGHLGFLLGPRLNAAGRVGDANDGLRLLLTDDAEEAAKLAAQLERQNAERQALDQRTLEEALAVLESDYDPSRDVGVVLAREGWHPGVIGIVASRVVERISRPTFLVAFDGDVGKGSGRSVGRCDLHAALASCASHLDKWGGHRMAAGLTVRRDRLDAFRSAFNDACAAQVDPADLVPTQRVDAVLGLADLSAEMERLIRALEPTGLGNPGPVFGLEGVRLAGPPRPMGEKHVRFTLTDGTRSLRTVAWNVRDEVEELVRSAKGPLRAAVRLERDTYMGRDMLEGRLVALTAA
- the rsmD gene encoding 16S rRNA (guanine(966)-N(2))-methyltransferase RsmD — translated: MRIAGGMWRSRRIESPADPRARPTTDRVREAWMNILADRLAGARVVDLFAGSGAMGLEALSRGAAGCDFVELYQNNLDALGRNIEKLSATGCRLFRADALRFAAKLEPRAYDIAFADPPYTTGHASRIAALFRERRFARILGVEHEIHEDVGEGEHRRYGSTILTFLEAPDPEP
- the coaD gene encoding pantetheine-phosphate adenylyltransferase; its protein translation is MTRLAVYPGSFDPITRGHEDLIRRGLVFADRVVVAVATQIAKEPLFTTEERVDLVRQTVGGESGVEVRPFDGLLVAFAREIGASVIVRGLRYVSDFEYEYQMALMNRKLAPEIETVFLVPAFDLTYLSSSLVREVARFGGDVSALVHPLVSEALVRKFPRP